In Castanea sativa cultivar Marrone di Chiusa Pesio chromosome 6, ASM4071231v1, a single window of DNA contains:
- the LOC142639864 gene encoding serine/threonine-protein phosphatase 2A activator 2-like, translating to MLQFLPANLQSTMIEIIPYFTDSFKNSSQIDYGTDHETNFAAWLYCLAQLGVIKEEDYHAMVARVFVKYLELMRKLQLVYCLEPAGSHGVWGLDDYHFLSFFFSSSQEKGNDDVPLKCLFILKELSSFGVYFTTGVQRSYLFHMLLWPFQLLISEFGSSVIYL from the exons ATGCTCCAGTTCCTCCCGGCCAATCTCCAATCCACCATGATCGAGATCATCCCTTACTTCACTGATAGCTTCAAGAACTCAAGCCAAATCGATTACGGTACCGACCACGAGACCAACTTCGCAGCGTGGCTGTATTGCTTGGCTCAATTGGGAGTCATCAAGGAGGAGGATTACCATGCCATGGTAGCTCGGGTTTTCGTGAAGTACTTGGAATTGATGAGAAAATTGCAATTGGTTTATTGCTTGGAGCCTGCTGGTTCTCATGGTGTTTGGGGGCTCGATGACTATCATttcttgtcatttttctttagCTCATCGCAGGAGAAGGGGAATGACGACGTTCcccttaaat GTTTGTTCATTCTCAAAGAATTAAGCAGTTTTGGTGTTTATTTCACAACTGGGGTCCAAAGATCATATCTTTTTCACATGCTTCTTTGGCCATTCCAGCTCTTGATTTCAGAATTTGGGAGTTCAGTcatttatttgtga
- the LOC142640949 gene encoding beta-glucuronosyltransferase GlcAT14A-like — MRKNINSHSGRVFGDRKWVLPFFATVTVSVMLSLTAIFGLYTSPYAGEQLPFDVISLARSEDSSGYFIEPDLKRSLETYEASKTEAPRLAYLISGTKGDSHRMMRTLQAVYHPRNQYILHLDLEAPPRERLDLTASVKSDPTFHEVENVRVMSQSNLVTYKGPTMIACTLQAIAILLRESSEWDWFINLSASDYPLVTQDDLLHVFSNLSRNFNFIEHMQITGWKLNQRAKPIIIDPGLYLSKKSDLALTTQRRSLPTSFTLFTGSAWVMLTRSFVEYCIWGWDNLPRTILMYYTNFVSSPEGYFHTVICNTPEFRNTAISHDLHYIAWDTPPKQHPLSLTMKDFDKMVKSNAPFARKFAKNDPVLDKIDKELLGRTNRFAPGAWCTGSSDGGADPCSLRGNDTVFRPGPGAERFQELLQTLLSEDFRKKQCS; from the exons ATGAGGAAAAATATCAATTCTCACTCAGGCAGAGTGTTTGGCGATAGGAAGTGGGTTCTTCCATTCTTTGCGACTGTGACTGTATCAGTTATGCTGTCCTTGACAGCCATTTTTGGGCTATATACCTCTCCCTATGCTGGAGAGCAATTACCATTTGACGTTATCTCGTTGGCAAGATCAGAGGACTCAAGTGGGTATTTTATTGAACCGGATTTGAAAAGATCACTGGAAACATATGAGGCATCGAAAACTGAAGCCCCTAGATTGGCATATCTGATTTCAGGGACTAAGGGTGATAGTCATAGGATGATGAGGACATTACAGGCAGTGTATCATCCTAGAAACCAATATATTCTACATTTGGATCTTGAGGCACCGCCCCGCGAAAGGTTGGACTTGACGGCTTCGGTGAAGTCTGATCCCACATTTCatgaagtggagaatgtgcgtgtTATGTCTCAATCCAATTTGGTGACTTATAAAGGTCCTACAATGATTGCTTGCACCCTTCAAGCAATTGCAATTTTGTTGAGGGAGAGCTCAGAGTGGGACTGGTTTATAAACCTCAGTGCTTCAGATTATCCTCTTGTAACACAAGATG ATTTGCTTCATGTTTTTTCCAATTTGTCTAGAAATTTCAACTTCATTGAGCATATGCAGATTACCGGGTGGAAATT GAACCAAAGAGCAAAACCGATCATCATAGATCCAGGCCTTTACCTGTCGAAAAAATCTGATCTTGCTTTGACCACTCAACGAAGATCACTTCCTACCTCATTCACGTTGTTTACTG GTTCAGCATGGGTAATGCTAACCCGATCGTTTGTTGAGTACTGTATATGGGGATGGGATAACCTCCCACGAACTATCCTTATGTATTACACAAATTTTGTCTCCTCCCCGGAAGGTTATTTTCACACTGTTATTTGCAATACTCCAGAATTCCGTAACACTGCAATTAGCCATGATCTCCACTACATTGCATGGGACACTCCTCCAAAGCAGCATCCCCTCTCTTTGACAATGAAGGACTTTGACAAAATGGTTAAAAGCAATGCCCCATTTGCACGAAAATTTGCTAAGAATGATCCTGTCTTAGACAAGATTGATAAAGAGCTTCTAGGCCGCACAAATCGTTTTGCACCTGGGGCATGGTGTACTGGGAGCTCTGATGGTGGGGCTGACCCATGCTCTTTGCGTGGTAATGATACAGTGTTTAGGCCAGGTCCTGGTGCTGAGAGGTTCCAGGAACTGCTTCAGACTCTGTTATCTGAAGATTTTCGGAAAAAACAGTGTTCATAA